The Aestuariibaculum lutulentum genome segment CGTACAAAAAATATATTTTAAATTTTAAACAAGCCTCTGGGACATCCAGAGGCATATTGAAAACCAAGGAGACTTGGTTTCTTATTTTAGACCAAAACGGAAAAACCGGAATAGGGGAATGTGGTGTGTTCAGAGGGTTGTCGGCAGACGATAAACCCGATTACGAAGACAAACTAAAATGGACTTGCCAAAATATTCATTTAGGTTTAGATGATTTACTTCATGAATTAATAGAATACCCAAGCATTCAATTTGGTTTAGAAATGGCTTTAAAATCTTTGGAAAGCCAAGATGGTTTTGAATTATTTTCTTCAAAATTCACTCAAGATCAGGACTCAATTGCCATTAACGGATTAATCTGGATGGGATCTGAAGTTTTTATGAAGCAGCAGATAGAGGATAAACTTAAAGCTGGTTTTTCTTGTATTAAAATGAAAATTGGCGCTATCGATTTTCAGTCGGAAGTCGATTTGTTAAAGTCTATTCGAAAGGACTTTTCAGCAAAAGATATTGAATTACGAGTAGATGCTAATGGCGCTTTTTCACCTTCAGAAGCTTTAGAAAAACTAAAAATCTTATCGGACTTAGAACTGCATTCTATCGAGCAACCTATTAAACAGGGTCAGATTGAAGACATGACAAGACTTTGTGAGCAAACGCCATTACCCATCGCTTTAGATGAAGAATTAATAGGTGTTTTTCATGTAACGGATAAAGAGAAATTACTACAAACTATAAAGCCGCAGTACATTATTTTAAAACCAAGTTTAGTTGGTGGTTTTAAAGGCAGCGATGAGTGGATTTCAATAGCTGAAAACCAAAATATAGGCTGGTGGATAACGAGTGCATTGGAAAGCAATATTGGGCTTAACGCCATTGCGCAATACACTTACC includes the following:
- a CDS encoding o-succinylbenzoate synthase; translated protein: MINASYKKYILNFKQASGTSRGILKTKETWFLILDQNGKTGIGECGVFRGLSADDKPDYEDKLKWTCQNIHLGLDDLLHELIEYPSIQFGLEMALKSLESQDGFELFSSKFTQDQDSIAINGLIWMGSEVFMKQQIEDKLKAGFSCIKMKIGAIDFQSEVDLLKSIRKDFSAKDIELRVDANGAFSPSEALEKLKILSDLELHSIEQPIKQGQIEDMTRLCEQTPLPIALDEELIGVFHVTDKEKLLQTIKPQYIILKPSLVGGFKGSDEWISIAENQNIGWWITSALESNIGLNAIAQYTYQKQSPLPQGLGTGGLFINNFDSPLQVINGALKYNNSLNWSFNI